Proteins from a genomic interval of Phlebotomus papatasi isolate M1 chromosome 3, Ppap_2.1, whole genome shotgun sequence:
- the LOC129805602 gene encoding sodium channel and clathrin linker 1-like has protein sequence MSNESCSEKAESLSESEEMPSASSSEMDYAQVQIREENMLDMSQKAKSLSEFEEMSSESSSQMDYAQIKEEADKLYKMMFSDPDDRTKVLLSWYEERQADLQDLYRFRFDSLLYDALKEAALQQVTVINKLNSSQVAEFEETLKKGDEIKFAINDVTVTEEIVKQYEVNLNKKSLMVEADAQDICNQISSSTKALENLCHDMAHELTLQEEVEQNLRNEHDCCEDLVKKLNGETRKYNALVPMRNQRTEALVNIENQKAILQKEMVEGAKLQDDIANLQDSLIKKENQLSTDLQKMDKYLSMNESTVMDMREKVQNIEAETADYLNKSTKSVEDAKAVLEADIKSNTEALDNFDVSTKKIFDNLSEANENLIEIREELYQKKEILQQEFDELELKQKDSEAKLEMLEELQTLQDNIESKEKDPFNRPQLLAISSESSKSTSSENSKATLGTSMTGTTGLFKKPIPPTD, from the exons ATGAGTAATGAATCGTGTTCAGAAAAG gctgAATCGCTTTCAGAGTCGGAAGAAATGCCTTCTGCCTCATCTTCGGAAATGGATTATGCCCAGGTCCAGATAAGAGAGGAAAATATGCTAGATATGTCACAAAAG GCTAAATCGCTTTCCGAGTTCGAAGAAATGTCTTCTGAGTCATCTTCGCAAATGGACTATGCGCAGATAAAGGAGGAAGCTGATAAGCTATATAAGATGATGTTTAGTGACCCGGATGATAGGACAAAAGTCTTGCTAAGTTGGTATGAAGAGAGGCAGGCTGATTTGCAAGATCTCTACAGATTTCGCTTCGATTCTCTCTTGTACGATGCATTGAAGGAGGCTGCTCTCCAGCAGGTCAccgtaataaataaattgaatagcaGTCAAGTTGCAGAATTTGAAGAAACTTTGAAGAAAGGTGATGAGATAAAATTTGCCATCAATGATGTCACCGTTACTGAAGAAATTGTCAAGCAGTACGAAGTTAACTTAAACAAAAAGTCCCTGATGGTAGAAGCTGATGCTCAGGACATTTGCAATCAAATTTCTTCATCTACCAAAGCCTTGGAGAACTTATGCCACGATATGGCTCATGAGCTTACTTTGCAGGAGGAAGTGGAACAAAATCTGAGAAATGAACATGATTGTTGCGAAGATTTggtgaaaaaattgaatggTGAGACTAGGAAGTACAATGCCTTGGTTCCGATGAGGAATCAGCGCACAGAAGCTCTTGTCAATATTGAGAACCAGAAAgctattttgcaaaaagaaatgGTTGAGGGAGCAAAGTTGCAAGATGACATTGCCAATCTGCAAGATTCTCTCATCAAGAAAGAAAATCAATTGAGCACTGATTTGCAGAAGATGGATAAATATCTGTCCATGAATGAATCCACTGTGATGGATATGagagaaaaagttcaaaatattGAAGCTGAAACAGCTGATTATCTCAATAAGTCCACCAAATCCGTTGAAGATGCCAAGGCTGTTCTTGAGGCTGACATCAAATCGAACACGGAGGCTCTAGATAATTTCGATGTCAGTACCAAAAAGATCTTTGATAATTTGTCTGAAGCCAATGAAAATCTCATTGAGATAAGGGAAGAACTTTACCAGAAAAAGGAGATCCTTCAACAGGAATTTGATGAACTAGAATTAAAACAGAAG GATTCAGAGGCAAAGTTGGAGATGTTAGAAGAACTACAGACTTTGCAGGATAACATTGAATCCAAGGAAAAGGATCCCTTTAACCGTCCGCAATTGTTg GCCATTTCTTCAGAATCCTCAAAGTCAACTTCGAGCGAAAATAGCAAGGCCACATTAGGGACTTCCATGACAGGGACAACTGGTTTGTTCAAGAAACCTATTCCTCCTACAGATTAA
- the LOC129805633 gene encoding 40S ribosomal protein S2, producing MADAPPSRGGFGSRGSGRGGRGGRGRGRGRGRGRGKEDQKEWIPVTKLGRLVRDGKIRTLEEIYLYSLPIKEFEIIDFFLGPSLRDEVLKIMPVQKQTRAGQRTRFKAFVAIGDHNGHIGLGVKCSKEVATAIRGAIILAKLSVVPVRRGYWGNKIGKPHTVPCKVTGKCGSVSVRLIPAPRGTGIVSAPVPKKLLMMAGIEDCYTSARGSTGTLGNFAKATYAAIAKTYAYLTPDLWKEMQLGKTPYQEYANFLAETNKGISGRQIEV from the exons ATGGCAGACGCTCCACCATCGCGTGGCGGGTTTGGATCCCGTGGAAGTGGTCGCGGAGGACGTGGGGGACGCGGCAGGGGCAGAGGACGTGGACGAGGTCGTGGCAAGGAGGATCAAAAGGAGTGGATTCCAGTGACGAAACTGGGACGCTTGGTGCGCGATGGAAAGATCCGGACGCTAGAAGAGATCTATCTGTATTCGTTGCCCATTAAAGAGTTTGAGATCATTGACTTCTTCCTGGGCCCATCTCTGCGTGATGAAGTGCTGAAGATCATGCCCGTGCAGAAGCAGACACGTGCTGGTCAGAGAACACGCTTCAAGGCTTTTGTGGCTATTGGTGATCACAATGGACACATTGGGCTAGGTGTAAAGTGCAGCAAAGAAGTGGCTACAGCCATCCGTGGAGCTATTATCCTGGCCAAATTGTCCGTGGTGCCTGTCCGGAGGGGATACTGGGGCAACAAAATCGGAAAGCCACACACCGTGCCCTGCAAG GTCACCGGAAAGTGCGGATCTGTGTCTGTACGCCTGATTCCTGCTCCACGTGGAACTGGCATTGTGTCAGCTCCGGTTCCCAAGAAGCTCCTCATGATGGCCGGAATTGAGGACTGCTACACTTCTGCTCGAGGATCCACTGGAACTCTGGGCAATTTCGCAAAAGCAACGTACGCCGCCATCGCAAAGACGTACGCCTATCTGACACCGGATCTGTGGAAGGAGATGCAGCTGGGCAAGACACCTTACCAGGAGTACGCCAACTTCCTCGCTGAAACCAACAAAGGCATCTCCGGAAGGCAGATTGAAGTGTAA